From a region of the Natronogracilivirga saccharolytica genome:
- a CDS encoding c-type cytochrome, whose protein sequence is MADERFFGDREDYRSMEELHQAALEKEEQIPEEGNERGPWWMYVIIVLTLAFGFFYMGRYLGEVSDRPHVLFTEAEPAVAEEEEFDPMQVGSRVYTRLCQSCHQQDGAGVEGAFPPLGGSDWVVGDPQRPVNIVLRGFEGEIVREGVTYNAPMPGFSRQLSDEEVAAVVTYIRNSFDNEAPEVSEDEVAEIREATEDRTSAWTEEELEQFIEQQ, encoded by the coding sequence ATGGCTGATGAACGATTTTTTGGTGATCGGGAGGATTATCGCAGCATGGAAGAACTCCATCAGGCTGCCCTTGAAAAAGAAGAACAGATTCCGGAAGAGGGCAATGAGCGCGGGCCCTGGTGGATGTATGTCATCATTGTACTGACACTCGCTTTCGGTTTTTTCTATATGGGAAGATATCTGGGAGAGGTTTCCGATCGTCCGCATGTGCTTTTTACAGAAGCCGAACCTGCCGTGGCAGAAGAAGAGGAATTCGACCCGATGCAGGTGGGCAGCCGGGTCTATACGCGGTTGTGCCAGTCATGCCACCAGCAGGACGGCGCCGGGGTGGAGGGGGCATTTCCTCCGCTTGGCGGTTCCGACTGGGTGGTTGGTGATCCGCAGCGTCCCGTCAATATTGTACTGCGCGGTTTCGAAGGTGAAATCGTTCGCGAAGGTGTGACCTATAACGCACCCATGCCCGGCTTTTCACGGCAGCTCTCCGACGAAGAGGTCGCCGCCGTTGTGACTTACATCCGGAATTCGTTTGATAACGAAGCCCCGGAAGTTTCTGAAGATGAAGTTGCTGAAATAAGGGAAGCCACGGAAGACCGCACATCCGCCTGGACCGAAGAGGAGCTCGAACAGTTCATTGAACAGCAATAA
- a CDS encoding heavy metal translocating P-type ATPase, which produces MERHGSSPDGDPSGNRLSPLNLLYLRFALALIASIFLIFISLTLHFESDQAPVFLRYVSLILATGVIVLLAGPFIDNLRREISDRRLSLASLIFTGSGAAYLLSAWNTLSAGIPDSLALPVGDVAPYSGPTYFETSAMILTFYIGSLLIDTRIKRGMAAYSRFWQPQSSPEVLKEQPQNDGSVAAIRTTADSLAVGDRFLTEAGQPVLTDSLVAGGSGFVDESHLTGEPDPVSKKEGDTVSAGSISIDGGLTLSVTHPYRESSLHEYIRQARAMRSRPGYYERAASRGASILLVCVIMAAFFGLGYHSSAYGMADGLQVFLAVLLIGCPCAFSISTPAALWVANQRLHRSGVVAMGGSRALEKLSDTRVVLFDKTGTLTEGVAFRSIDQAEDDPEWPLERLMRVAGGLEMDQSHPFARAFRRYLDQNDLDPVHPDETRLLPGKGMEGWVLDRKHHILLVNDRHEAAGRRLVSGELGLFLDDRLMLRLQIYQPPRDQLENVITSLRNDLNMKVAVLTGDPSTASSAMPEDGNVHWHEGFSPGYDDVDYHKGCTPEQKAEWVDRYRKTYGKVMFVGDGTNDLMAINKADLGAGVYNGTLSIKNHADFVFFHPNLGVIPEILRFSGKIHSTIRGNFFWAVAYNVVGVGVALMGWLHPFFAILAMMLSSLFVTMHSGSLQRRQQSLAELENQVNNITNEALLKPGVSET; this is translated from the coding sequence ATGGAACGTCACGGCAGCAGCCCTGACGGGGATCCGTCCGGTAACCGCCTGTCGCCGTTGAATCTCCTCTATCTGAGATTTGCTCTGGCCCTGATCGCATCCATCTTTCTGATATTCATCAGCCTTACCCTCCACTTCGAATCCGACCAGGCTCCTGTCTTTCTGCGATATGTCAGCCTGATACTGGCAACCGGCGTGATTGTACTGCTTGCCGGACCCTTTATCGACAATCTCAGGCGTGAGATTTCTGACCGGAGACTGAGTCTGGCTTCCCTGATTTTCACCGGTTCGGGAGCTGCCTACCTGCTTTCAGCCTGGAATACATTATCGGCAGGCATCCCGGATAGTCTGGCGCTTCCTGTTGGGGATGTCGCCCCGTATTCCGGACCCACTTATTTCGAGACTTCGGCGATGATTCTCACTTTTTATATCGGGAGTCTTCTGATAGACACGCGGATCAAACGGGGTATGGCGGCTTATTCGAGGTTTTGGCAGCCTCAGTCATCGCCCGAGGTGCTGAAGGAGCAGCCGCAAAACGACGGCTCCGTGGCAGCAATCCGAACAACGGCTGACAGTCTGGCCGTTGGTGACCGGTTCCTGACCGAAGCCGGACAACCGGTGCTTACAGATAGTCTGGTTGCCGGCGGAAGCGGATTTGTTGACGAGTCGCATCTTACCGGAGAGCCTGACCCTGTTTCAAAAAAAGAGGGTGATACCGTATCGGCAGGAAGTATCAGCATTGACGGCGGTCTTACGCTAAGCGTCACTCATCCCTACAGGGAGTCTTCACTTCATGAATATATCCGGCAGGCACGTGCAATGCGCTCCCGGCCCGGCTATTATGAGCGGGCAGCCTCCCGGGGCGCGTCAATTTTGCTTGTATGCGTCATTATGGCCGCTTTTTTTGGCCTTGGCTATCACTCATCCGCATACGGCATGGCCGACGGGCTGCAGGTATTTCTGGCAGTTTTGCTGATAGGTTGTCCTTGCGCCTTTTCCATATCAACACCGGCAGCCCTGTGGGTAGCCAATCAGCGGCTTCATCGCTCCGGTGTGGTTGCAATGGGGGGAAGCCGGGCCCTGGAGAAACTGTCCGACACCAGAGTCGTTTTGTTTGACAAGACCGGCACGCTGACCGAGGGTGTGGCATTCCGCTCTATCGATCAGGCAGAAGATGACCCCGAATGGCCGCTTGAGCGGCTGATGCGTGTCGCCGGCGGACTTGAAATGGATCAGTCCCATCCATTTGCACGTGCTTTTCGCAGATATCTGGATCAGAACGATCTGGACCCGGTGCATCCGGACGAGACACGGTTGCTGCCCGGAAAGGGTATGGAAGGATGGGTGCTGGACCGCAAACACCACATCCTGCTGGTGAATGACCGGCATGAAGCTGCAGGCAGACGGCTTGTTTCTGGTGAGCTCGGCTTGTTTCTGGATGACCGGCTTATGCTCAGGCTGCAAATTTATCAGCCTCCGAGAGATCAGCTTGAAAATGTCATTACGTCGCTTCGCAACGATCTCAATATGAAAGTAGCGGTTCTTACGGGAGATCCGAGTACCGCATCATCGGCGATGCCGGAGGATGGCAATGTGCACTGGCATGAGGGCTTCTCTCCGGGATATGATGATGTGGACTATCACAAAGGCTGTACTCCCGAACAAAAAGCGGAATGGGTCGACCGGTACCGGAAAACTTACGGAAAAGTGATGTTTGTCGGCGACGGAACAAATGATCTGATGGCAATCAACAAAGCCGATCTGGGTGCGGGTGTGTACAACGGCACACTCAGTATAAAAAATCATGCCGACTTCGTGTTTTTTCACCCCAACCTGGGTGTAATTCCCGAAATCCTGCGTTTTTCCGGAAAAATTCACAGCACCATACGGGGCAACTTCTTCTGGGCTGTCGCATACAATGTCGTTGGGGTAGGTGTGGCACTGATGGGATGGCTCCATCCGTTTTTTGCCATTCTGGCCATGATGCTGAGTTCGCTTTTTGTGACAATGCACTCCGGATCACTTCAGCGGCGCCAGCAGTCACTGGCAGAGCTGGAAAACCAGGTCAATAATATCACAAATGAGGCTCTGCTGAAGCCCGGAGTCAGCGAAACATAA
- a CDS encoding cbb3-type cytochrome c oxidase subunit II, protein MIRYSILLFGIIATFMIAMFGLTILPKIFIDEGVKEPIYFTPFEVTEGHRIFVREGCIYCHSKQTRPEGFGADVERGWGRGSEATDYRNLLPHNLGTMRTGPDLANIGARQSGREWHYINLYQPRAINEESIMPPFPWLFDVVSEDARPGRDGLNLPERFRIPGKKILPTDEARYLVAYLISLDQETGVQ, encoded by the coding sequence ATGATCCGGTATTCCATTTTACTTTTCGGCATTATTGCCACGTTTATGATTGCCATGTTCGGACTGACCATCCTTCCCAAAATCTTTATTGATGAAGGAGTCAAGGAACCCATCTATTTTACTCCGTTTGAAGTAACCGAGGGGCACCGGATATTCGTCAGGGAAGGATGCATCTACTGCCATTCGAAACAGACACGTCCGGAAGGTTTCGGGGCGGACGTGGAACGGGGCTGGGGACGCGGAAGCGAAGCCACCGACTACCGCAATCTGCTCCCGCACAATCTGGGGACCATGCGCACCGGTCCCGACCTTGCCAACATCGGTGCCCGCCAATCCGGACGGGAATGGCATTACATCAATCTGTATCAGCCCAGGGCGATCAACGAAGAAAGCATCATGCCTCCGTTCCCTTGGCTTTTTGATGTCGTCAGCGAAGACGCCCGGCCCGGGCGGGACGGACTGAATCTGCCCGAGCGGTTCCGTATACCAGGCAAGAAAATTCTGCCGACAGATGAAGCACGTTATCTCGTGGCCTATCTCATATCTCTGGATCAGGAAACAGGAGTTCAATAA